The Vicinamibacteria bacterium genome contains the following window.
ATCGCTCGCTCGCCGTAACGCACCGCGAGGAAGGCCTCGCCGAAGTAGCGCACCGAGCGGCCCAGTGCGATAGCCGCAAGAAATCGTTGATACGGTAGCCCGAGCACGCCGGCCGACAACACGAAGATCTTGAACGGGAATGGCGGTGGCATCACCGCGGGCAGGACCACCGCCAAGGCGCCGTAGCGACCGAACACTCCAAATACCCGGGCGATCTTCTTCTCGGCGAACCGGCGCTCGAGCATTCGGTGACCTTTGTAGCGAGCCAGCCAAAACAGGAGGCTCCCCCCTGAGGCGGAACCGAGCACCATCATGAGTGCGTAGTAGTACGCCAATTCGGGAAAACGGGTGCCGAAATAGACCAGGAGAACGTCGTTGATCTCGGGAAGGGAAAGGAGCGAGGAATCGAAAAACGCGATGACGAAGAGGCCCAGCCCTCCGGTTAGGCTCCCGAGGTCGCGGGCCAACCCGTCCAGGGTCTCGGCGACGTTCTCCATCCGCACCGGCCATTATACCGGCGCCCGGGCTCACTCCAAGCGAACGGGAACGAACAGGAAGCTCGACTGACCGCCGCCCACCCGCTCGATGCGGAGAAGCAAATCCCCGCCCGATGGCACGTCCGCCAGGATTCGCTGGAGATCGTCGACATTTCGAACCGCTTGGCGATTCGCCTCGATCACGATGTCGCCTCGGGTCAAACCCGCATCGTCTGCTGGCCCGTTCGGATCGACTCCGACCAGCAGGACGCCCGCGCGTGACGTGGATCCAATCTCGTTTGCGAGCTGCTCGGTCAGATTCTGCCCGCTGATCCCGAGCCGACCCTTGTCGGATTCGAGCTCGACGGGCGCGGAGCTCGCCTCGGTCTCGAAATTCCGTCGGTCGAGGGTCACCTGGGTCGTGCGCAATTTACCGTCTCGATAGTACTTGATCTCCACCGTTTGTCCCGGCCTCACATCCCCCACCAGGTGAACGAGGTGCGTATTGGATTGCACGGGGTGGCCGCCGAGCTCTACGATGACGTCTCCGATTTCCAGTCCCGCCTTTCGCGCGGGCGATTCCTCCCCCACGAGCTCCGCCACCAGGGCGCCCTTTTGCCCCTCGAGCCCGAAGCTCCTCGCCAGCTCCGGAGTCAACGGTTGGATACTGACTCCCAGCCAGCCACG
Protein-coding sequences here:
- a CDS encoding VTT domain-containing protein, producing the protein MENVAETLDGLARDLGSLTGGLGLFVIAFFDSSLLSLPEINDVLLVYFGTRFPELAYYYALMMVLGSASGGSLLFWLARYKGHRMLERRFAEKKIARVFGVFGRYGALAVVLPAVMPPPFPFKIFVLSAGVLGLPYQRFLAAIALGRSVRYFGEAFLAVRYGERAMGYLEAHGASLLVLIVLVLAILVLGASFYLSR
- a CDS encoding PDZ domain-containing protein, translated to SFPFVNFGDSDALVVGEWVLAIGNPFGFGHTVTAGIVSAKGRVINQGIYDDFIQTDAAINPGNSGGPLVNMKGEVVGINSNIISNSGGSMGIGFAIPANMTRKVYEQLVAEGSVSRGWLGVSIQPLTPELARSFGLEGQKGALVAELVGEESPARKAGLEIGDVIVELGGHPVQSNTHLVHLVGDVRPGQTVEIKYYRDGKLRTTQVTLDRRNFETEASSAPVELESDKGRLGISGQNLTEQLANEIGSTSRAGVLLVGVDPNGPADDAGLTRGDIVIEANRQAVRNVDDLQRILADVPSGGDLLLRIERVGGGQSSFLFVPVRLE